GATTCCTTTACCGATCGCTTGCAGAGCTTTACCGAGTGCGCTGGTAGATTTACCTTTTCCTGCCCCGGTGTAGATTTCGATTCCTGCAATTCCTTCTTCTTTGGCAACGTGGTAATGCGGCTTCATTTCGGAGTGCAAATCCGCAATATCAATCAAAGCTTGGGGCGCAGCGCGACCCGTGACAATCACTTCCATGTGATCCGGTTTGTGCTTCAGCGTTCGCACCACTTCATCCACCGGAAGCAATCCTAAATCTAAAACCGGATTCAGTTCATCCATCACCACGACCGAGTAAAGCCCGGATGCGATCGCGCCCTTTGCCACGTCCCAGCCGCGCTGAGCTTCCTGTCGATCGAACTTGGTAATCTCGTCGGCTCCAAAAAATTCTCCGCGTCCGGTACGAACCTGGTCGATTAGATGTGGGAAAGCGCGTTGCAAAGCTTGAATCGAAGCATCTTCGTCATAAGTGCGTCCCGGCCCCTTGAGAAATCGCAGCAGTAAAACGCGAGTTTGGGACGCATATTGAATGCCCAACCCAATCGATCGCAGCACCACACCGAGCGCTGCTTGAGATTTCCCTTTACCCGCCCCATCGTAGATGTGAATCTGTCCGGTCATGCGTTCTGATCGCGCTTGTGCGGTGCGGATACCAACGCCTGCTCTAGTCATATCAATCGCCGTTTCTAAATGCAGATTTACTCTAACAGGTTTATCGAGGATGAAACATCGATCGTTGATGAGATTGATAAAGCACTCTGATGCAAAGTGGCTTGAAATATAAACTTCGCTCAACTTAAAGTGGGAGCAGTCTCAAATTCAAGGAGCACCAGAATGCAGGATTCGGTTAAGCCCTCGTTTACCCCATTAAATGAAACTGATCGCTGGTTTACCAATTTCAGCCGAAGCCATGTTGTGAAGGCATTGGAAACGGTTCAAGATTTGATTGTGGTTTCGCTGTGCCTCGGATTGTTCTGCGTGATGGTGATTCAGTTAAGAGCAATGTTCATTTCATTGCTGCCACCGTTGAACTTTCATGATGTTACTGCTGACATTTTGTTTTTGCTGATTCTGGTCGAATTGTTTCGATTATTAATTATCTATTTGCAAGAGCAACGGATTTCGATCGGGGTTGCGGTCGAGGTGGCGATCGTCTCTGTTCTACGAGAAGTGCTGGTGCGAGGAATTCTAGAAGTACATTGGACTCAAGTTCTTGCCACCTGTTCGTTTTTGATGGCGTTGGCATTCTTATTAATCGTGCGAGTTTGGTTGCCGCCAACCTTTAAGGGAATTGACCCTGAGAAGCGGTTCTCTGCACATCATCAAGAATTGGAAACTATCTCGTTGAATGGCAACGGACATCATCACTAGAAATGCTCAGCAGGCTCAGCAGAGGTTTGAAAGGCGATATGCTATGGAAGCTTTCAGACCCCTGCAAAACTATGACTGAAACGCCTCCCCTTCATACACTCGATCCGTTAAATCGGTTTTCCGATCGCGCTACCGATTACCAAAAATATCGTCCGAGTTATCCCACAGCTGCGATCGACAAAATTCTCTCCAACCTTGGTGATCCAACTCAACTGATCGCCGCAGATATCGGTGCAGGAACCGGAATTTCAGCAAGATTACTCAGCGATCGTGGTTTATTCGTCTGGGGAATTGAACCCAATACCGCAATGAGCGCTCAGACAGAACCCTACCCACGAGTAGAATTTCGCCAAGCCACCGCAGAAAACACTGGACTACCCGATCAATCGGTCAATTTAGTCACTTGCTTTCAATCGTTCCATTGGTTTGAACCAGAGCGAACCTTTCAGGAATTTCGCCGCATTCTTAAACCAAGTGGGCGACTGGCATTAGTTTGGAATACACGCGATCGTAGCGATCCATTTACTCAGGAATACGGCGAATTATTACGGCAAGCCTCGAACAAGCATCCGGCGATTGATCGTATGGAAACGCTTCCAGAGAATTCAGATTTCTCCGCTTTCGAGGAACATCGTTTTACGTTAGAACACGCACTCGATTTGCCTGCATTAATTGGTAACGCAAAAAGCCGATCGTATGTTCCAAGTTCAGGAGAACTGCTCGAGCGACTGTTACAAAATCTCGAAGCGTTGTATCACCGCAATGCAGATGCTCAGGGCCTAGTCTATGTGAAGTATCAAACAAAAGTCTTCATTGCAGGAGCGTAACAGATGGGATTGCGGTTAGAACAAATTGTGCCTTGGGGTCGATCGCGCTCCGAGTACATTCAAATGTTTGACCTTACTGAAGCTGATCTTCAGGACAAAATTCTCGACTGCGGTAGTGGGCCTGCAAGCTTTAATGCTGAGATGACAGCATTGGGCTATTCCGTAACGTCGTGCGATCCGATTTATCAATTCTCAGCCGAGCAGATTCAACAACGAATTGATGAGACCTACGAAACTATTCTCGGTAAAGTCCAAGCAACACGGGAAAAATTCATCTGGACAACCTTCCGCTCGCCTCAAGAAATGGTACAGACCCGTATGACTTCAATGCGGCACTTTCTAGCCGATTTTCCCCTTGGATTACAGCAGGAGCGATATCAAACTCATGAACTTCCTAATCTTCCCTTTGAAAATAACCAATTCAATTTAGCGTTGTGTTCTCACTTGCTATTTCTATACTCCGATCAATTAAACTTAGAATTTCATTTAGCATCGATTCTCGAAATGTGTCGCGTGTCGCCCGAAGTGAGAGTTTTTCCATTGCTGCTCAACATGACAGGTGAAACTTCTCCATTTCTCGAACCCGTCATGCAAGCGTTGAAAGAGCAAGGTTATACCGTTAATTTACGGCAGGTTCCCTATGAGTTCCAGCGTGGCGGTAATCAGATGCTTCAAATTAAAACGTCGTAGAAATCGCTTGCACCGGACAGGTCGGAATACACTGTTCGCAAACAATACAGCGCGATCGCGTGAACGATAACCGAAACGATTGCGGATCAAGCGTGAGCGCCTCGGTCGGACACACGCCCGTACACAAGCCGCAATCAACGCAAA
The sequence above is a segment of the Cyanobacteria bacterium FACHB-DQ100 genome. Coding sequences within it:
- a CDS encoding cob(I)yrinic acid a,c-diamide adenosyltransferase is translated as MTRAGVGIRTAQARSERMTGQIHIYDGAGKGKSQAALGVVLRSIGLGIQYASQTRVLLLRFLKGPGRTYDEDASIQALQRAFPHLIDQVRTGRGEFFGADEITKFDRQEAQRGWDVAKGAIASGLYSVVVMDELNPVLDLGLLPVDEVVRTLKHKPDHMEVIVTGRAAPQALIDIADLHSEMKPHYHVAKEEGIAGIEIYTGAGKGKSTSALGKALQAIGKGISQDKSHRVLIMQWLKGGAGYTEDAAINALRQSYPNLVDHQRSGRDAIVWRGQQQELDYVEAERAWEIARAAIASGLYKTIILDELNPTVDLELLPEEPIVQALLRKPRDTEIVITGRCKNPPAYFDLATVHSEMVCHKHYAERGVDLKRGVDF
- a CDS encoding phosphate-starvation-inducible PsiE family protein, producing the protein MQDSVKPSFTPLNETDRWFTNFSRSHVVKALETVQDLIVVSLCLGLFCVMVIQLRAMFISLLPPLNFHDVTADILFLLILVELFRLLIIYLQEQRISIGVAVEVAIVSVLREVLVRGILEVHWTQVLATCSFLMALAFLLIVRVWLPPTFKGIDPEKRFSAHHQELETISLNGNGHHH
- a CDS encoding class I SAM-dependent methyltransferase, whose product is MTETPPLHTLDPLNRFSDRATDYQKYRPSYPTAAIDKILSNLGDPTQLIAADIGAGTGISARLLSDRGLFVWGIEPNTAMSAQTEPYPRVEFRQATAENTGLPDQSVNLVTCFQSFHWFEPERTFQEFRRILKPSGRLALVWNTRDRSDPFTQEYGELLRQASNKHPAIDRMETLPENSDFSAFEEHRFTLEHALDLPALIGNAKSRSYVPSSGELLERLLQNLEALYHRNADAQGLVYVKYQTKVFIAGA
- a CDS encoding SAM-dependent methyltransferase, with the translated sequence MGLRLEQIVPWGRSRSEYIQMFDLTEADLQDKILDCGSGPASFNAEMTALGYSVTSCDPIYQFSAEQIQQRIDETYETILGKVQATREKFIWTTFRSPQEMVQTRMTSMRHFLADFPLGLQQERYQTHELPNLPFENNQFNLALCSHLLFLYSDQLNLEFHLASILEMCRVSPEVRVFPLLLNMTGETSPFLEPVMQALKEQGYTVNLRQVPYEFQRGGNQMLQIKTS